A genomic stretch from bacterium includes:
- a CDS encoding type III pantothenate kinase has translation MLLVIDVGNTQTVLGLFEGETLSHHWRLATDIRKTKDEYSLLVSSLLASAGLAPGDVDGVGVCSVVPPLSHVFLEMAESLFGVKAMLVGPGVKTGMPILYENPAEVGSDRIANALAAYYETRGPVIIVDFGTATTFCVVSEKGEYLGGSIVPGVGISADALFARTAKLPRVAVTRPATVVGRTTEASIQSGLFFGYLCIVEGMIARIVSEMQFGSKPKVLATGGLAELFAGETETIDVVDPYLTLKGVRIIYEKNAKRPGRIPPKG, from the coding sequence ATGCTCCTGGTCATAGATGTGGGCAACACGCAGACAGTTTTAGGGCTGTTTGAGGGAGAGACCCTGTCCCACCACTGGCGCCTCGCGACGGACATCCGCAAGACGAAGGATGAGTACTCGCTCCTTGTGAGCTCCCTGCTAGCAAGCGCTGGACTCGCTCCTGGGGACGTGGATGGAGTTGGCGTTTGTTCCGTTGTTCCGCCTCTTTCTCACGTATTTCTAGAGATGGCAGAGAGCTTGTTCGGCGTAAAGGCGATGCTCGTCGGCCCCGGCGTCAAGACTGGCATGCCGATACTCTACGAGAATCCAGCAGAGGTCGGCTCAGACAGGATCGCCAACGCCCTTGCCGCCTACTATGAGACACGCGGCCCGGTCATCATCGTTGATTTCGGCACTGCAACGACGTTCTGCGTGGTGTCAGAGAAGGGCGAGTACCTTGGCGGGAGCATAGTCCCGGGGGTCGGGATAAGCGCTGATGCTCTCTTCGCAAGGACCGCGAAGCTGCCTCGGGTAGCGGTTACGAGGCCAGCCACAGTGGTCGGCAGAACGACAGAAGCCAGCATCCAATCTGGCCTCTTTTTCGGCTATCTGTGCATTGTCGAGGGGATGATAGCACGGATCGTGTCAGAGATGCAGTTTGGGAGCAAACCCAAGGTCTTGGCGACGGGCGGGCTGGCGGAGCTGTTCGCAGGTGAGACCGAGACCATAGATGTGGTTGACCCATATCTCACCCTGAAGGGCGTGCGGATAATCTATGAGAAGAACGCGAAGAGGCCAGGACGAATACCTCCAAAGGGTTGA
- a CDS encoding UDP-N-acetylmuramoyl-L-alanyl-D-glutamate--2,6-diaminopimelate ligase has translation MRLSEVLRAVVVRATKGEMSPEVRELCSSSQSSSRSTAFFAVRGFTKDGHDFIPDVIKRGAAAVVLDREDVFERLSSDVSEGWPPLVLVEDARSALAVAASNLNGNPSEHMKLVGIVGTNGKTSVSYLLESVLGMLAGVGVIGTISYRYPGSEDIASLTTPDPVRLQQLLAEMHKRGVETVILETSSHGLVQGRVDGCRFALGVFTNITSEHLDFHGTFENYLAAKLSFFERHLDPTRTAEAAAVINLDDKYSAQFLAASRVKTRTYSLENDAADFLARQIRLSQDGTDFEVRTPDATLPIKTALIGAHSVQNCLAAIAASAALGASSEQMVSGIASLKGVPGRFEKVSCGQDFLVVVDFAHTPDAIAKTLETARQLVRGRIVSVLGAGGDRDAAKRGPMGQMAAKLSDVCVITSDNPRTEDPLKIIQQVERGARSMGSAKVVVEPDRRDAIGFALGLAAPGDAVLILGKGHETYQIVGTTRHPFDDRTVARELLETMRHPIRTGRAR, from the coding sequence TTGAGGCTCAGCGAAGTCTTAAGGGCGGTTGTAGTCCGGGCCACGAAGGGCGAGATGAGCCCGGAGGTCAGGGAGCTATGCTCTTCGTCCCAGAGCTCCTCACGTTCCACGGCTTTTTTCGCCGTTAGGGGCTTCACAAAAGACGGACATGACTTCATCCCTGATGTGATCAAAAGGGGCGCCGCAGCAGTTGTGCTTGACAGAGAGGATGTCTTTGAGCGACTCAGCTCGGATGTTTCTGAAGGCTGGCCACCACTCGTTCTCGTTGAAGATGCACGCTCCGCCCTCGCTGTCGCTGCGTCCAACCTGAACGGCAACCCCAGCGAGCACATGAAGCTCGTCGGCATCGTCGGCACAAATGGTAAGACCAGCGTCTCGTACCTTCTGGAGTCGGTCCTCGGAATGCTCGCTGGGGTCGGCGTGATCGGGACGATCAGCTATCGCTACCCTGGCAGCGAAGACATCGCCTCGCTGACAACGCCGGACCCGGTCCGGCTTCAGCAATTGCTGGCGGAGATGCACAAGCGAGGCGTTGAGACCGTCATTCTGGAGACCTCGTCACATGGCCTCGTGCAGGGGCGAGTGGACGGGTGCAGGTTCGCCCTCGGGGTATTCACGAACATCACGTCTGAGCACCTCGACTTTCACGGCACTTTCGAGAACTACCTAGCCGCCAAGCTCAGCTTCTTCGAGCGTCATCTTGATCCGACGAGGACGGCAGAAGCCGCAGCTGTGATAAACCTCGATGACAAGTATTCGGCCCAATTCCTGGCCGCATCGAGGGTGAAGACCAGAACCTACTCGCTCGAAAACGACGCCGCCGACTTCCTTGCCAGGCAAATACGGCTATCTCAGGATGGCACGGACTTCGAGGTCAGAACCCCTGACGCCACGCTTCCCATCAAGACTGCGCTCATCGGGGCACACTCGGTCCAAAACTGCCTCGCCGCGATCGCAGCCTCTGCCGCTCTTGGAGCGAGCTCGGAGCAGATGGTCTCGGGTATCGCGTCGCTCAAGGGAGTCCCAGGACGGTTCGAGAAGGTCTCCTGCGGACAGGATTTTCTCGTGGTGGTAGATTTCGCTCACACGCCAGACGCCATCGCCAAGACGCTCGAAACGGCGCGGCAGCTCGTGCGCGGCCGTATAGTCTCCGTGCTGGGCGCTGGCGGCGACCGCGACGCGGCCAAGCGCGGCCCAATGGGGCAAATGGCGGCGAAGTTGAGCGACGTCTGTGTCATCACCTCCGATAATCCACGGACGGAGGACCCGCTCAAGATCATACAACAGGTCGAGCGAGGCGCGCGGTCCATGGGTTCGGCTAAGGTCGTTGTCGAACCTGACCGGCGTGACGCCATAGGATTTGCTCTCGGCCTAGCGGCCCCGGGAGACGCCGTCCTGATACTTGGCAAGGGGCATGAGACATATCAGATTGTAGGAACCACTCGGCATCCTTTTGATGACCGGACGGTGGCGCGAGAGCTTCTGGAGACGATGAGACACCCCATCAGGACCGGGAGAGCCCGATGA
- a CDS encoding penicillin-binding protein 2, which translates to MGRRGLLVINGSKRRGPQAGQIVHTRQPRKLDSQALRMLAVLLVFILLAGLSVFRLLWIQVLKHDDYMRIAESLHTRRLALPAKRGKILDCRLRTLAGSRETLSFWAYAQELTDADKKIARSRLSGFPGISEGSLDEAFGEKARLVWLRRFCDENTALRLESLQVPGVGYTVEHRRYYTCDWVSNIVGFVNALGDAIEGVEHKFDKLLSGKPGTVVINPYVRLEGAPLTQGVLEPPVNGNNIVLTIDSAIQYILYRHLREACQSWNAPLALGLIMDSKTGAILGMATYPTYSSSNHRQSYTAHDLGHIPAYLANLCEPGGLYKARCLTDLFEPGSLLKVFVVAAALDMNKVRRYETFFCENGSFKVGKSRISDWHPFGELTVEDILAESSNIGMSKIGMRLTPRLLHEYLMRFGFLNKPGVGLFGEPAPRVKALSQWDEEYTCFVSFGQGLSLSAVSLVSAMSAIANDGMLMQPYLVAAVQDSSGNIVYQTRPRVIRRVIRASTARTVVSMMRRVVTEGSGHRAAVDGVSVCGKTGTAQVFDHQTGHYSHEDLITSFIGFAPAEDPQIALLISVFSPRHAQREIWGSTVAAPIFSAVASHVLAYLEARKSPFLQMAKDKRLEAASS; encoded by the coding sequence ATGGGGCGACGAGGGTTGCTAGTCATAAACGGTAGTAAGCGTCGCGGGCCGCAAGCGGGGCAGATAGTCCACACTCGGCAGCCAAGGAAGCTCGATTCGCAGGCGTTGCGGATGCTGGCCGTGCTGTTGGTGTTCATTTTGCTTGCGGGTCTTAGTGTGTTCAGACTCCTTTGGATTCAGGTGTTGAAACACGACGATTACATGAGAATCGCCGAGTCGCTTCACACCAGAAGGCTGGCGCTCCCGGCAAAGCGGGGCAAGATACTTGACTGTCGTCTCCGGACGCTTGCGGGGAGCCGGGAGACGCTGTCCTTTTGGGCATACGCACAAGAGTTGACGGATGCCGACAAGAAAATCGCCAGGAGCCGGCTTTCTGGCTTTCCGGGCATTTCAGAAGGAAGTCTGGATGAGGCGTTTGGCGAGAAGGCGCGGTTAGTCTGGCTGCGTCGCTTCTGCGACGAGAATACTGCCCTGCGGCTTGAGAGCCTTCAGGTGCCCGGGGTCGGCTATACAGTTGAGCATAGGCGCTATTACACTTGTGATTGGGTGAGCAACATCGTCGGGTTCGTCAACGCTTTGGGCGATGCCATTGAGGGGGTGGAGCACAAGTTTGACAAGCTGCTGTCGGGCAAACCTGGCACGGTGGTAATAAATCCCTACGTGCGTTTGGAGGGTGCGCCGCTAACACAAGGGGTGTTGGAGCCTCCCGTAAACGGCAATAACATTGTTCTCACGATTGATAGCGCCATCCAATACATTCTCTACAGGCATCTTCGCGAGGCCTGTCAATCATGGAACGCGCCGCTTGCCCTCGGCCTGATTATGGACTCCAAAACGGGCGCGATACTGGGGATGGCGACTTATCCAACTTATTCCTCATCTAATCATAGACAGAGCTATACTGCTCACGACCTCGGCCATATTCCGGCCTATTTGGCCAACCTTTGTGAGCCCGGAGGCCTTTACAAGGCACGCTGCCTCACCGACCTTTTTGAGCCGGGCTCCCTTCTTAAGGTATTCGTGGTCGCTGCAGCGCTGGACATGAACAAGGTGAGGCGCTACGAGACGTTTTTCTGCGAGAACGGTTCGTTCAAGGTGGGGAAGTCGAGGATCTCCGACTGGCATCCATTTGGCGAGCTGACCGTGGAGGATATTCTGGCCGAATCGAGCAACATTGGGATGTCCAAGATCGGGATGCGGCTCACGCCTCGCCTGCTGCATGAGTACTTGATGCGTTTCGGGTTTCTGAACAAGCCGGGAGTGGGCCTGTTCGGAGAACCCGCGCCACGGGTCAAGGCACTGTCCCAGTGGGACGAGGAATACACCTGTTTCGTGTCGTTTGGACAGGGGCTCTCACTGTCGGCAGTTTCCCTTGTGTCGGCCATGTCCGCGATTGCCAATGACGGAATGCTCATGCAGCCCTATTTAGTGGCGGCCGTTCAGGACTCCAGCGGAAACATCGTCTATCAGACTCGTCCGAGAGTTATCAGAAGAGTCATCAGGGCAAGCACGGCGAGGACAGTCGTGAGCATGATGCGCAGGGTCGTAACTGAGGGCTCGGGACACAGGGCAGCTGTTGACGGGGTGTCTGTCTGTGGGAAGACGGGCACTGCACAGGTGTTCGATCATCAGACGGGGCACTATTCGCACGAAGACCTCATCACCTCCTTCATAGGTTTCGCGCCGGCTGAAGACCCGCAAATCGCGCTACTCATAAGCGTCTTCAGCCCGCGACACGCACAGCGAGAGATATGGGGGAGCACTGTTGCTGCCCCCATTTTCTCCGCTGTCGCAAGCCACGTCCTTGCCTACCTTGAGGCCAGAAAGTCGCCGTTTCTTCAGATGGCCAAGGACAAGCGATTGGAGGCAGCATCAAGTTGA
- a CDS encoding FRG domain-containing protein: protein MKEAIRTVTVENIAQFFDAVVSVTHSFEDDRAWWRGHADRQWGLTASLHRDSRAVDERNMTNRFRSRARIRHTSVPDFEDDAGWLYLMRHYRLPTRLLDWTESPLIGLFFAVNEYSDSDGTLWALMAPRLNMSQVNRILFAENDSMVLPVLKAAFTRQKLADSEKTLAILTRHFDLRQMVQRSEFTIHGASQPLNEFDDAGKFLARINIPSSAKEGLKQSLDLLRITEDQLFPDLEHLASELISYKFLPYERPPELSE from the coding sequence ATGAAAGAAGCCATTAGGACTGTTACCGTAGAAAACATTGCTCAATTCTTCGATGCCGTCGTTTCAGTAACCCATTCGTTTGAAGACGATAGGGCATGGTGGCGAGGGCATGCAGATCGGCAATGGGGCCTTACAGCCTCCCTGCACCGCGACAGCAGGGCCGTTGATGAACGTAACATGACTAATAGATTCCGCTCGCGGGCGCGAATTCGCCACACAAGCGTGCCTGACTTTGAGGACGATGCCGGCTGGCTTTACCTTATGCGGCATTATCGCCTCCCAACGCGCCTCCTGGATTGGACAGAGTCTCCTCTCATAGGGTTGTTTTTCGCGGTTAACGAATACTCCGACAGCGATGGAACACTGTGGGCCTTGATGGCTCCCCGTTTGAATATGAGTCAAGTCAACAGAATTCTTTTTGCGGAAAACGACAGCATGGTGCTTCCGGTATTAAAGGCAGCCTTCACTCGTCAGAAACTAGCAGATTCAGAGAAGACTCTCGCAATACTCACTAGGCATTTTGACTTGCGGCAGATGGTCCAGCGATCGGAATTCACAATCCACGGAGCATCACAGCCGCTAAATGAGTTCGATGATGCAGGGAAGTTCCTGGCACGGATAAATATTCCATCATCTGCGAAGGAGGGCTTGAAGCAGTCCTTGGATCTGTTACGGATAACTGAAGATCAGCTCTTTCCGGACCTTGAACATCTGGCGAGCGAGTTGATCAGTTACAAGTTTCTCCCCTACGAGAGACCTCCGGAGTTGAGCGAGTGA
- the rsmH gene encoding 16S rRNA (cytosine(1402)-N(4))-methyltransferase RsmH, with product MREPFGDIHCPVLVDEVLENLRPVTGKGIFLDATVGLGGHAQAVLERFPSASVVGIDIDSEALALCKRRLERYGERFMAIRGSYGDLGDLLSEAGIGTVDSILMDTGLSSYDIGTAARGFSFMLDGPLDMRYSRSSQLASARDLINRENVRELRKILRDFGDVPFAGRLAAAIVEARGKTAIRTTGELAAVVRRSIGRRLGHGKVESFLAKVFQAFRIAVNRELDVLDAGLQQSIAALASGGRLLVVCYESLSHRLTKRVFREHERGYVRPEDAAMGTFEPSAEIRIVNRKAIGASASEVARNIRSRSGGLRIAERL from the coding sequence ATGAGGGAGCCTTTTGGGGATATTCATTGTCCAGTTCTGGTCGATGAGGTTTTGGAGAACCTCCGGCCTGTAACAGGCAAGGGCATCTTCCTCGATGCAACCGTAGGTTTGGGTGGCCATGCGCAGGCTGTTCTCGAGCGCTTTCCCTCTGCCTCAGTTGTGGGGATTGATATCGACAGCGAAGCACTTGCGCTTTGCAAGAGGCGCCTCGAGCGTTATGGAGAGAGATTCATGGCGATTAGGGGTTCCTACGGGGATTTGGGCGATCTTCTTTCTGAGGCTGGTATCGGGACTGTGGACTCAATTCTGATGGACACCGGGCTCTCTAGTTATGATATTGGGACGGCAGCGCGAGGCTTCAGCTTCATGCTCGATGGCCCGCTCGACATGCGTTACAGCCGCAGCTCGCAGCTCGCATCGGCAAGAGACCTCATCAATCGTGAAAACGTAAGAGAACTTCGCAAGATACTGCGTGATTTTGGCGACGTTCCATTCGCAGGCCGACTGGCCGCCGCTATCGTCGAGGCGCGAGGGAAGACGGCGATCAGGACCACCGGCGAGCTGGCTGCGGTCGTGAGGCGCTCGATTGGGCGCCGGTTGGGGCACGGCAAGGTTGAGAGTTTTCTTGCGAAGGTGTTTCAGGCGTTCCGGATTGCGGTCAACCGCGAGCTGGATGTGCTCGATGCGGGCTTGCAGCAGAGTATTGCCGCGCTTGCCAGCGGGGGTCGCCTGTTGGTGGTCTGCTATGAATCGCTCAGCCACAGGTTGACCAAGCGGGTGTTCCGGGAGCACGAGAGGGGCTACGTTCGCCCGGAGGATGCTGCCATGGGGACGTTCGAGCCAAGTGCGGAGATTCGGATAGTCAACAGGAAGGCGATTGGAGCATCGGCGTCCGAGGTTGCTAGAAACATTCGGAGTCGGAGTGGGGGACTTAGGATTGCGGAGCGTCTTTAG